The region CACGAGCTCGCTTCATCATGCTCCATGATTATCGACTGTTTCAACCGCAGATGCACTATCTTTGGAAGCGAATTGTTAACGTCGTCTTCGTGAGGCCACTTCGCAACCGACGAGCTCTGGATCGAAAGACCCAGCGTCAGTACGACGATGGTACGGTTTATGAGCTGAGCACCGTGCCCTTCCCGATACCGTTAAAAGGAATATTTTTCTCCAAGATACTCAACTTCTGGCAAAGGGGGAAATTTCGATCACTATCCAAAAGCAAGAAAGCGTTGTTCGGTGATAAAACAACCGATCTCCAGGGCCAGCTAATGCAGGTGGTCGTGTTAGAGCATACGCCAGCGGTTTTTAAATCGAACACACCTGCTCACAGGGTAGAAAATGGATCGCAAACGCGGGACACCTGGTCTCAACgaccacaacagcagccgtTGTACTATGGTGTTGAAATCGAACTGATAAAAACGATTGCGAATGTGATGCACTTTCGAATGTCGTTCTACGAGACACCGGATGCAGAAACGGAACGCTGGGGCGTGCAACAGGACAACGGCACGCTAACTGGATTGCTAGGCGAGATGCGCGAAGGACGGGCAGACTTTGCCCTGGCGGATCTACATCACACCCAGTACCATCTAGACTTTATGGACCTAAGTACACCTTACAACACCGAATGTCTTACCTTCCTGACCCCGGAAGCGTTGAGCGATAACTCGTGGAAAACTCTGATACTACCGTTCAATGGGGAAATGTGggccggtgtgctggtgtccCTGTTCTCCgtcggttttgtgttttatgctttctccAACACATTGGCTTACATGCACCGCCATGAGCGTGGCTATCGACCGGACTATGATCTTCTTCAACGGCATCGTCAACGGAAACGGCGATTGCTGTACGGCCGATCGTTGGTTCGCCGTTTACGCCGGAAATGTGTCTGGAAGATCCCGCAAAGTTTGGCATCCCgattgaatcgaaaaaaacggaactaTTCGAAGCCAAGTAATGCCGCCTCTATGTATAATTCGAACAAATCGTTAGCGAAGCTTCACATGATACCATTCAAACGGAGACCGGAACCATGGCACGATCCATTGCCAGCGCAGGACATTTTCGATACCTTTTCAGGCTGTATTCTCTACACTTACAGTATGCTGCTATTGGTTTCCCTTCCAAGGCTCCCGGCAGGTTGGTCATTGCGTGTTCTGACCGGTTGGTACTGGCTGTATTGTTTGCTGGTCGTCGTTGCCTATCGGGCTTCGTTCACGGCCATCTTGGCTAATCCGGTACCACGCCTGACCATCGATACGCTGCATGATCTAGCCGAAAGCCCTATCCGATGCCTTGCCTGGGGTCAGCAGAATCAGCTCTTCTTCCAAATGGCCCGCGATCCTAGCTCGCAAGCTATAAGCGTGAAGCTGGAACACGCTCCGTTCGTGGAACAGGCCATCGAAAGGGTAATCGAAGGCACAGCGGCGTACTACGAGAAT is a window of Anopheles aquasalis chromosome 2, idAnoAquaMG_Q_19, whole genome shotgun sequence DNA encoding:
- the LOC126577837 gene encoding uncharacterized protein LOC126577837; translation: MVDFKLFHDDNPQLELAQLVLDLIEQMPPGHCYAFLYDEVYESVLEVELFERIGRVSRFIVKIPTDEDTLNPRPSLLCNLQEIRKVGCGGYVMLLANGIQMERLLRFGDQTRQIDTRARFIMLHDYRLFQPQMHYLWKRIVNVVFVRPLRNRRALDRKTQRQYDDGTVYELSTVPFPIPLKGIFFSKILNFWQRGKFRSLSKSKKALFGDKTTDLQGQLMQVVVLEHTPAVFKSNTPAHRVENGSQTRDTWSQRPQQQPLYYGVEIELIKTIANVMHFRMSFYETPDAETERWGVQQDNGTLTGLLGEMREGRADFALADLHHTQYHLDFMDLSTPYNTECLTFLTPEALSDNSWKTLILPFNGEMWAGVLVSLFSVGFVFYAFSNTLAYMHRHERGYRPDYDLLQRHRQRKRRLLYGRSLVRRLRRKCVWKIPQSLASRLNRKKRNYSKPSNAASMYNSNKSLAKLHMIPFKRRPEPWHDPLPAQDIFDTFSGCILYTYSMLLLVSLPRLPAGWSLRVLTGWYWLYCLLVVVAYRASFTAILANPVPRLTIDTLHDLAESPIRCLAWGQQNQLFFQMARDPSSQAISVKLEHAPFVEQAIERVIEGTAAYYENIYQLRELRSTRKSEKARQTLHIMQECAVLMPVSIGLEKNSPLKPQVDRYVRALIEGGLTGKWLSDAIERFQSNVELPPQEATIDLKKMYAGIVALAIGYTVSMVALAAEKLYWRFVVETNPAFDKYLLGLRFTTRRG